From the Montipora capricornis isolate CH-2021 chromosome 2, ASM3666992v2, whole genome shotgun sequence genome, one window contains:
- the LOC138037592 gene encoding QRFP-like peptide receptor, with protein MKNNTTRLSLNEFISTQDILFASLYSFIIILGVTGNCLVIIIVRKTPSMHTTTNYLLMNLAVADLLTLLLCPGLYDFALTSVRLQGLIGDLICKLFAGNAIIPISINASVLTVCTIAVERYLALVKPFHTTLRMSKTSVGYVVAILWIVAVVSCIPDIKANTFNISAFSRYPCKRPWTLQEYIFQKPYIIFTCICFGFVSSLVVLFCYTAIVRGLYFTKTICSAPTITEAERREKKQLARLLVWLSIAFALCSLPFTIFFTFVVFADTSIVQNNNEKMYFLHRISRFLLISNSFWNPILYACQSSNYRNELRHFCTCCEIVFFWCFRKENRVAHTAEADPGVNGNHIALEMAQGEDNLASNPVNAINTFKQSGS; from the coding sequence ATGAAGAATAATACAACAAGGCTATCTCTTAATGAGTTCATCTCTACTCAGGATATACTTTTTGCTTCGTTGTACTCGTTTATTATTATCCTTGGTGTCACTGGAAACTGCCTGGTGATCATCATTGTTCGCAAAACACCATCAATGCACACTACAACCAACTATCTCTTGATGAACTTGGCTGTTGCTGATTTATTGACTCTCTTACTCTGTCCTGGATTATATGACTTTGCTCTCACATCGGTTCGTCTTCAGGGACTCATAGGAGATTTGATCTGCAAGCTGTTTGCGGGAAATGCTATTATACCAATCTCCATCAACGCATCAGTTCTCACGGTTTGCACAATTGCAGTAGAAAGATATTTGGCACTTGTTAAACCTTTTCATACCACATTGAGAATGTCCAAGACATCCGTTGGATATGTTGTTGCTATCCTTTGGATTGTTGCTGTAGTATCTTGCATCCCTGATATTAAAGCCAATACTTTTAACATCAGTGCATTCTCCAGGTACCCGTGCAAACGCCCGTGGACTTTACAGgagtacatctttcaaaagCCGTATATTATATTTACTTGCATCTGTTTTGGTTTCGTAAGCTCTCTCGTGGTTTTATTTTGTTACACTGCAATTGTTCGAGGTTTGTACTTTACAAAAACAATCTGCTCGGCCCCTACTATCACAGAAGCTGAAAGGCGGGAAAAGAAACAACTGGCTCGTCTTCTTGTGTGGCTAAGCATAGCGTTTGCTCTTTGCTCTTTGccatttacaatattttttacGTTCGTAGTTTTTGCGGACACAAGCATCGtgcaaaacaacaatgaaaaaatgtactTTCTTCATAGAATATCTCGATTTTTGCttatttcaaattcattttggaATCCAATTTTATACGCCTGTCAGAGCTCTAACTACCGTAATGAGCTCCGCCATTTTTGCACTTGTtgtgaaattgttttcttctggTGTTTTCGAAAGGAAAACCGTGTTGCACACACAGCCGAGGCCGACCCAGGGGTCAATGGCAATCACATCGCTTTAGAAATGGCTCAAGGAGAAGACAATTTGGCTAGTAACCCAGTTAATGCGATAAATACTTTCAAGCAAAGTGGTTCCTGA
- the LOC138037594 gene encoding QRFP-like peptide receptor — translation MKNNTTLNEFISTQDIVFASLYSFIIVFGVTGNCLVIIIVRKTPSMHTTTNYLLMNLAVADLVTLLLCPGLYDFALTSTRLQGFTGDLICKLFAGNAIVPISINASVLTVCTIAVERYLALVKPFHTTLRMSKTSVRYVVAMLWIVAVVSCIPDIKANTFNISASSRYPCKHPWTLQEYTFQKPYIIFTCICFGFVSSLVVLFCYIEIVRGLYFTKTICSAPTITEAERREKKQLARLLVWLSIVFALCTLPFAVFFMFLGFADTSIVQNNYDKLSFLYRIFQFLLISNSFWNPILYACQSSNYRNGFRHFCTCCEIVFFRCFRRENDRVAHTAEADPGVNGNHIALEMAHGKDNLATNPVSAINIFKKSGSRQACMLV, via the coding sequence ATGAAGAATAATACAACACTAAATGAGTTCATCTCTACTCAAGATATAGTTTTTGCCTCGTTGTACTCGTTTATTATTGTCTTTGGCGTCACTGGAAACTGCCTGGTGATCATTATTGTTCGCAAAACACCATCAATGCACACAACAACCAACTATCTCCTGATGAACTTGGCTGTTGCTGATTTAGTGACTCTCTTACTCTGTCCTGGATTATATGACTTCGCTCTAACATCGACTCGTCTTCAAGGATTCACAGGAGATTTGATCTGCAAGCTGTTTGCGGGAAATGCTATTGTACCAATCTCCATCAACGCATCAGTTCTCACGGTTTGCACAATTGCAGTGGAAAGATATTTGGCACTTGTTAAACCTTTTCATACCACATTGAGAATGTCTAAGACATCCGTTAGATATGTTGTTGCTATGCTTTGGATTGTTGCCGTAGTATCTTGCATCCCTGATATTAAAGCCAATACGTTTAACATCAGTGCATCCTCCAGGTATCCATGCAAACACCCGTGGACTTTACAGGAGTACACTTTTCAGAAGCCGTATATTATATTTACTTGCATCTGTTTTGGTTTCGTAAGCTCTCTCGTGGTTTTATTTTGTTACATTGAAATTGTTCGAGGTTTGTACTTCACAAAAACAATCTGCTCGGCCCCTACTATCACAGAAGCTGAAAGGCGGGAAAAGAAACAACTGGCTCGTCTTCTTGTGTGGTTAAGCATAGTGTTTGCTCTTTGCACATTGCCATTCGCAGTATTTTTTATGTTCCTAGGTTTTGCGGACACAAGCATCGTGCAAAACAATTATGACAAATTGTCCTTCCTTTATAGAATATTTCAATTTCTGCttatttcaaattcattttggaATCCAATTTTATACGCCTGCCAGAGCTCAAACTATCGCAATGGGTTCCGCCATTTTTGCACTTGTTGTGAAATAGTTTTCTTCCGGTGTTTTCGGAGGGAAAATGACCGTGTTGCACACACAGCCGAGGCCGACCCAGGGGTCAATGGAAATCACATCGCTTTAGAAATGGCTCACGGAAAAGACAACTTGGCTACTAACCCAGTTAGCGCGATAAATATTTTCAAGAAAAGTGGTTCCAGACAAGCTTGTATGCTGGTGTGA
- the LOC138037593 gene encoding uncharacterized protein, which produces MPMRTRKVHSTEPPWITSSLKNLLQKRQSTLSRGDDQMFRELRNRVNRKRKMCRANYYQAKVEHLKKCKPSEWWKEVKKLSGRSLASSAKSDSLQSLQHLYESIDKIGLANIINEAFLSPMYCFTPLPVAFPCTTFSNYSENPLVVSVESVRKKLSKLNTCKANGPDNIPGWLLKENADILAAPVSDILNYSYREGCLPSSWKHTDVVPMPKQKPVHDANKHLRPISLTPILSKMCEDYVVDTYVKSAVLEYQQFGAVPKSSTTHALISMLHSWLESTDGNGATSRAVLFDFPKAFDLIDHHVLA; this is translated from the coding sequence ATGCCTATGCGCACGCGCAAAGTGCATTCAACCGAACCACCTTGGATAACATCATCCTTGaagaacttgctacaaaagcgACAAAGTACCTTATCGCGTGGTGACGACCAAATGTTTCGTGAGTTGAGAAATCGCGTTAATCGCAAGCGAAAGATGTGCCGCGCAAATTATTACCAAGCCAAGGTGGAACATCTGAAGAAATGTAAACCATCTGAGTGGTGGAAGGAAGTGAAAAAGCTTAGTGGGCGCTCGCTTGCCTCCTCGGCGAAAAGTGACTCATTGCAATCGCTACAACATCTGTATGAGAGTATTGACAAGATCGGCCTAGCTAACATCATCAATGAGGCTTTCTTATCGCCAATGTACTGTTTCACACCGCTCCCTGTCGCTTTTCCGTGCACTACTTTCAGTAACTACTCCGAAAACCCCCTTGTTGTGTCGGTTGAGTCAGTCCGCAAGAAATTATCAAAGTTGAACACGTGCAAAGCTAACGGCCCAGACAACATCCCTGGATGGTTGTTAAAGGAAAACGCAGATATTTTAGCCGCTCCGGTATCTGACATCTTGAACTACTCGTACCGTGAAGGATGCCTGCCATCGTCATGGAAGCACACAGATGTAGTCCCCATGCCAAAGCAAAAGCCCGTCCATGATGCAAATAAGCACTTACGCCCTATCTCACTAACCCCCATTTTATCAAAGATGTGTGAAGATTATGTGGTTGACACTTACGTTAAATCTGCTGTGCTGGAGTACCAACAATTTGGGGCCGTACCTAAATCGTCTACTACGCATGCGCTTATTAGTATGTTGCACTCTTGGTTGGAATCGACTGACGGAAACGGGGCTACCTCGAGAGCCGTACTATTTGACTTTCCCAAAGCCTTTGACTTAATTGATCACCATGTCCTAGCCTAA
- the LOC138037590 gene encoding uncharacterized protein, producing the protein MENLLQNIPHVIVRVDDILVSGANDDAHLRNLEEILKRLAEAGLRLKKGKCVFMESQVLSGHDQLLPEIPAKFVKRVGPTTQITQQHFAFETDHRLLESLCNEKKAIPTMAAAPIQRWALTLAAYNYTIKYKPDKEHCNADALSRLPLPVTPRMTPVAAETVWTMELLNSTPVGVKAIQAGTRSDSTLSQVTT; encoded by the exons ATGGAAAATCTCTTGCAGAATATTCCTCACGTGATTGTCCGTGTAGATGACATCTTGGTGTCCGGTGCCAATGACGATGCTCATTTAAGAAACCTGGAGGAAATCTTGAAACGTCTTGCGGAAGCTGGATTGCGATTAAAAAAAGGGAAGTGCGTGTTCATGGAATCTCAAGTCTTATCTGGGCATGATCAATTATTACCAGAAATTCCTGCCAAATTTGTCAAGCGTGTTGGCCCCACTACACAAATTACTCAACA ACATTTCGCATTCGAGACTGACCACAGGCTTCTTGAGTCCTTGTGTAATGAGAAGAAGGCTATACCTACCATGGCAGCTGCTCCAATCCAACGTTGGGCGTTGACACTAGCTGCATACAATTACACCATCAAGTACAAACCGGATAAGGAACACTGCAATGCTGATGCCCTCAGTAGACTGCCATTGCCAGTTACGCCCCGGATGACGCCGGTGGCAGCAGAAACTGTGTGGACAATGGAGCTTCTCAATTCTACACCAGTAGGCGTCAAAGCGATCCAAGCAGGAACCAGATCTGATTCCACACTTTCTCAAGTAACGACGTGA
- the LOC138038164 gene encoding QRFP-like peptide receptor encodes MKNNTTRLSLYEFISTQDILFASLYSFIIIFGVTGNCLVIIIVRKTPSMHTTTNYLLMNLAVADLVTLLFCPGLYDFALTSVRLQGLTGDLICKLFAGNAIIQISINASVLTVCTIAVERYLALVKPFHTTLRMSKTSVGYVVAMLWIVAVVSCIPDITTNTFNISASSRYPCKHPWTLQEYTFQKPYIIFTCICFGFVSSLVVSFCYIGIVRGLYFTKTICSASTITEAERREKKQLARLLVWLSLAFAICILPYVVFFMFLGFADTSIVQSNYDKLYFLYRIFQFLLISNSFWNPILYACQSSNYRNRLRHFCTCGKIVFFCSFRKETARVAHTVEADPGVNGNRIALKMAHGEYNLASEGKEQDDDE; translated from the coding sequence ATGAAGAATAATACAACAAGGCTATCTCTTTATGAATTCATCTCTACTCAAGATATACTTTTTGCCTCGTTGTACTCGTTTATTATTATCTTTGGCGTCACTGGAAACTGCCTAGTGATCATCATTGTTCGCAAAACACCATCAATGCACACAACAACCAACTATCTCCTGATGAACTTGGCTGTTGCTGATTTAGTGACTCTCTTATTCTGTCCTGGATTATATGACTTTGCTCTAACATCGGTTCGTCTTCAGGGACTCACAGGAGATTTGATCTGCAAGCTGTTTGCCGGAAATGCTATTATACAAATCTCCATAAACGCATCAGTTCTCACGGTTTGCACAATTGCAGTAGAAAGATATTTGGCACTTGTTAAACCTTTTCATACCACATTGAGAATGTCCAAGACATCCGTTGGATATGTTGTTGCTATGCTTTGGATTGTTGCCGTAGTATCTTGCATCCCTGATATTACAACCAATACTTTTAACATCAGTGCATCCTCCAGGTACCCGTGCAAACACCCGTGGACTTTACAAGAGTACACTTTTCAAAAGCCGTATATTATATTTACTTGCATCTGTTTTGGTTTCGTAAGCTCTCTcgttgtttcattttgttacatTGGAATTGTTCGAGGTTTGTACTTCACAAAAACAATCTGTTCGGCATCTACTATCACAGAAGCTGAAAGGCGGGAAAAGAAACAACTGGCTCGTCTTCTTGTGTGGCTAAGCCTAGCGTTTGCTATTTGCATTTTGCCATACGTAGTATTTTTTATGTTCCTAGGTTTTGCGGACACAAGCATCGTGCAAAGCAACTATGACAAATTGTATTTTCTTTATAgaatatttcaatttttgctTATTTCAAACTCATTTTGGAACCCAATTTTATACGCCTGCCAAAGCTCTAACTACCGCAATAGGCTACGCCATTTTTGCACTTGTggtaaaattgttttcttctgtaGTTTTCGGAAGGAAACTGCCCGTGTTGCACACACAGTTGAGGCCGACCCAGGGGTCAATGGAAATCGCATCGCTTTAAAAATGGCTCACGGAGAATACAATTTGGCTAGTGAGGGAAAAGAACAAGATGATGATGAGTAA